In one window of Neofelis nebulosa isolate mNeoNeb1 chromosome 15, mNeoNeb1.pri, whole genome shotgun sequence DNA:
- the LOC131496198 gene encoding Fc receptor-like protein 3 isoform X1 yields MFCEHRWDRSLAFGETVFPCPRPGPAPMLLWLLLILAPGRQPAGALPKALLLLKPPWSTAFEGETVTLFCKDHHSLAWEYVSWYHNETPLRKQSGKLQISKSGHYRCKTQRSSLSDPVHVQFLSDWLVLQASHPAFERDKVVLRCRGKEEEDIMERTYYKNEEKIGSSYNSNITVYPAFNDDSTYHCTASGMYILGMSWTETSRPLKIQVQELFPSPVLTASPSWPIEGSPMTLTCETWLPPLTSHTRLQFCFFKEHRALGAGWSNSPELQIPTMWSEGAASYWCQARTVIPRILKTSPRSQIRVHRVPVSDVNLETQPPVGQLIEGEDLVLICSVAAGTGTVTFSWHREGSERSLGRKTQNALSAELRIASVREQDAGRYYCAADNLDGPVLSKRIRITPRVPVSPPVLTIRRPRSQAVEGDVVELHCKAQRGSPPILYRFYHGDVPLGSSSAPSGGEASLNLSLTAEHSGNYSCEANNSLRVQRSKMVSLSITVPVSHPVLTLNPDVAQAMVGDVLELRCEAQRGSPPILYWFYHEDVILGNTSAPFGGGASFNLSLTTEHSGNYSCGADNGLGAQSSETVSLNITGLCKNKVTHITVGVIGCLLSMLGLAATAALVGRFRTQRKSGAIPRNIGSVPGPDPPAQALHSPPSLSRPALMELQPLYSNVSPGDDDLVYSQIWIRQHREGSPAHSPRTHQKGEVFHQEPAIIYSELKRADPYDPARQDREEAAEGYENNPCTSLALDH; encoded by the exons ATGTTCTGCGAACACAG ATGGGACAGAAGCCTGGCTTTTGGTGAGACAGTCTTCCCCTGCCCTCGGCCAGGCCCGGCCCCCATGCTTCTGTGGCTGCTGCTGATCCTGG CTCCCGGACGACAGCCGGCAG GAGCACTTCCAAAAGCTTTACTTCTCCTCAAACCTCCATGGTCCACAGCCTTCGAAGGAGAGACAGTGACTCTCTTCTGTAAGGATCACCATTCTCTAGCCTGGGAATACGTATCTTGGTATCACAATGAGACTCCCTTGAGAAAACAATCCGGAAAACTCCAAATAAGCAAGTCTGGACATTACAGATGCAAGACCCAAAGATCTTCCCTCAGTGACCCCGTGCATGTGCAGTTTTTATCTG ACTGGCTGGTCCTCCAGGCCTCACACCCTGCCTTTGAAAGAGATAAAGTAGTTCTGAGATGCcgagggaaagaagaagaagatattaTGGAAAGGACTTactacaaaaatgaagaaaaaattggaaGTTCTTATAACTCAAACATCACAGTATATCCAGCCTTCAACGATGATAGCACATATCATTGTACTGCTTCTGGGATGTATATTTTGGGGATGTCATGGACAGAAACTTCAAGACCTTTAAAGATCCAAGTTCAAG AGCTGTTTCCgagtcctgtgctgacagccagccCCTCCTGGCCCATCGAGGGGAGCCCCATGACCCTGACATGTGAGACCTGGCTCCCTCCACTGACATCGCACACTAGACTTCAGTTCTGTTTCTTCAAAGAGCACCGGGCTCTGGGGGCTGGCTGGAGCAACTCCCCGGAGCTCCAGATCCCCACCATGTGGAGTGAAGGTGCCGCCTCCTACTGGTGCCAAGCGAGGACGGTGATTCCCAGGATCCTGAAAACAAGCCCACGATCCCAGATACGTGTCCATA GGGTCCCTGTGTCTGATGTGAATCTAGAGACGCAGCCCCCTGTGGGCCAGCTGATTGAAGGAGAAGACCTCGTCCTTATCTGCTCAGTAGCTGCGGGCACGGGGACTGTCACGTTCTCCTGGCACCGGGAGGGCTCGGAGAGGAGTTTGGGCAGGAAGACCCAGAACGCCCTGTCTGCAGAGCTGCGGATAGCCTCCGTGAGGGAGCAGGATGCCGGGAGGTACTACTGTGCGGCCGACAACCTGGATGGCCCTGTCCTCAGTAAACGGATCAGAATCACACCAAGAG TTCCAGTCTCGCCTCCAGTCCTCACCATCAGGAGACCCAGATCCCAGGCCGTGGAGGGGGACGTGGTGGAGCTTCACTGCAAGGCCCAGAGGGGCTCTCCCCCCATCCTGTACCGGTTTTATCACGGGGACGTCCCCCTGGGGAGCAGCTCGGCCCCCTCTGGAGGAGAAGCATCCCTCAACCTCTCTCTGACTGCAGAACATTCTGGAAACTACTCCTGTGAGGCCAACAACAGCCTGAGAGTTCAGCGCAGTAAGATGGTGTCCCTCAGCATCACAG TTCCAGTGTCTCACCCTGTCCTCACCCTCAACCCTGATGTGGCCCAGGCTATGGTGGGAGATGTGTTAGAACTTCGCTGTGAGGCCCAGAGGGGTTCTCCCCCGATCTTATACTGGTTTTATCATGAGGATGTCATCTTGGGGAACACCTCAGCCCCCTTTGGAGGGGGAGCATCTTTTAACCTCTCTCTGACCACAGAACATTCTGGAAACTACTCCTGTGGGGCTGACAATGGCCTGGGGGCTCAGAGCAGCGAGACGGTGTCACTTAACATCACAG GGCTTTGCAAGAACAAAGTAACCCATATCACTGTGGGAGTCATCGGGTGCTTGCTAAGCATGCTTGGTCTTGCTGCTACGGCTGCTCTGGTGGGTCGCTTCAGAACCCAAAGGAAGTCAG GGGCAATCCCAAGGAACATCGGGAGCGTTCCTGGCCCAGACCCTCCAGCACAGGCCCTCCACAGCCCACCCAGTCTGAGCCGGCCAGCCCTAATGGAGCTACAGCCCTTGTACAGCAACG TCAGTCCTGGCGATGATGACCTGGTTTATTCCCAGATCTGGATCAGACAGCACAGAGAAGGAAGTCCAG
- the LOC131496198 gene encoding Fc receptor-like protein 3 isoform X4 encodes MFCEHRWDRSLAFGETVFPCPRPGPAPMLLWLLLILAPGRQPAGALPKALLLLKPPWSTAFEGETVTLFCKDHHSLAWEYVSWYHNETPLRKQSGKLQISKSGHYRCKTQRSSLSDPVHVQFLSDWLVLQASHPAFERDKVVLRCRGKEEEDIMERTYYKNEEKIGSSYNSNITVYPAFNDDSTYHCTASGMYILGMSWTETSRPLKIQVQELFPSPVLTASPSWPIEGSPMTLTCETWLPPLTSHTRLQFCFFKEHRALGAGWSNSPELQIPTMWSEGAASYWCQARTVIPRILKTSPRSQIRVHRVPVSDVNLETQPPVGQLIEGEDLVLICSVAAGTGTVTFSWHREGSERSLGRKTQNALSAELRIASVREQDAGRYYCAADNLDGPVLSKRIRITPRVPVSPPVLTIRRPRSQAVEGDVVELHCKAQRGSPPILYRFYHGDVPLGSSSAPSGGEASLNLSLTAEHSGNYSCEANNSLRVQRSKMVSLSITVPVSHPVLTLNPDVAQAMVGDVLELRCEAQRGSPPILYWFYHEDVILGNTSAPFGGGASFNLSLTTEHSGNYSCGADNGLGAQSSETVSLNITGLCKNKVTHITVGVIGCLLSMLGLAATAALVGRFRTQRKSGAIPRNIGSVPGPDPPAQALHSPPSLSRPALMELQPLYSNAHSPRTHQKGEEPAIIYSELKRADPYDPARQDREEAAEGYENNPCTSLALDH; translated from the exons ATGTTCTGCGAACACAG ATGGGACAGAAGCCTGGCTTTTGGTGAGACAGTCTTCCCCTGCCCTCGGCCAGGCCCGGCCCCCATGCTTCTGTGGCTGCTGCTGATCCTGG CTCCCGGACGACAGCCGGCAG GAGCACTTCCAAAAGCTTTACTTCTCCTCAAACCTCCATGGTCCACAGCCTTCGAAGGAGAGACAGTGACTCTCTTCTGTAAGGATCACCATTCTCTAGCCTGGGAATACGTATCTTGGTATCACAATGAGACTCCCTTGAGAAAACAATCCGGAAAACTCCAAATAAGCAAGTCTGGACATTACAGATGCAAGACCCAAAGATCTTCCCTCAGTGACCCCGTGCATGTGCAGTTTTTATCTG ACTGGCTGGTCCTCCAGGCCTCACACCCTGCCTTTGAAAGAGATAAAGTAGTTCTGAGATGCcgagggaaagaagaagaagatattaTGGAAAGGACTTactacaaaaatgaagaaaaaattggaaGTTCTTATAACTCAAACATCACAGTATATCCAGCCTTCAACGATGATAGCACATATCATTGTACTGCTTCTGGGATGTATATTTTGGGGATGTCATGGACAGAAACTTCAAGACCTTTAAAGATCCAAGTTCAAG AGCTGTTTCCgagtcctgtgctgacagccagccCCTCCTGGCCCATCGAGGGGAGCCCCATGACCCTGACATGTGAGACCTGGCTCCCTCCACTGACATCGCACACTAGACTTCAGTTCTGTTTCTTCAAAGAGCACCGGGCTCTGGGGGCTGGCTGGAGCAACTCCCCGGAGCTCCAGATCCCCACCATGTGGAGTGAAGGTGCCGCCTCCTACTGGTGCCAAGCGAGGACGGTGATTCCCAGGATCCTGAAAACAAGCCCACGATCCCAGATACGTGTCCATA GGGTCCCTGTGTCTGATGTGAATCTAGAGACGCAGCCCCCTGTGGGCCAGCTGATTGAAGGAGAAGACCTCGTCCTTATCTGCTCAGTAGCTGCGGGCACGGGGACTGTCACGTTCTCCTGGCACCGGGAGGGCTCGGAGAGGAGTTTGGGCAGGAAGACCCAGAACGCCCTGTCTGCAGAGCTGCGGATAGCCTCCGTGAGGGAGCAGGATGCCGGGAGGTACTACTGTGCGGCCGACAACCTGGATGGCCCTGTCCTCAGTAAACGGATCAGAATCACACCAAGAG TTCCAGTCTCGCCTCCAGTCCTCACCATCAGGAGACCCAGATCCCAGGCCGTGGAGGGGGACGTGGTGGAGCTTCACTGCAAGGCCCAGAGGGGCTCTCCCCCCATCCTGTACCGGTTTTATCACGGGGACGTCCCCCTGGGGAGCAGCTCGGCCCCCTCTGGAGGAGAAGCATCCCTCAACCTCTCTCTGACTGCAGAACATTCTGGAAACTACTCCTGTGAGGCCAACAACAGCCTGAGAGTTCAGCGCAGTAAGATGGTGTCCCTCAGCATCACAG TTCCAGTGTCTCACCCTGTCCTCACCCTCAACCCTGATGTGGCCCAGGCTATGGTGGGAGATGTGTTAGAACTTCGCTGTGAGGCCCAGAGGGGTTCTCCCCCGATCTTATACTGGTTTTATCATGAGGATGTCATCTTGGGGAACACCTCAGCCCCCTTTGGAGGGGGAGCATCTTTTAACCTCTCTCTGACCACAGAACATTCTGGAAACTACTCCTGTGGGGCTGACAATGGCCTGGGGGCTCAGAGCAGCGAGACGGTGTCACTTAACATCACAG GGCTTTGCAAGAACAAAGTAACCCATATCACTGTGGGAGTCATCGGGTGCTTGCTAAGCATGCTTGGTCTTGCTGCTACGGCTGCTCTGGTGGGTCGCTTCAGAACCCAAAGGAAGTCAG GGGCAATCCCAAGGAACATCGGGAGCGTTCCTGGCCCAGACCCTCCAGCACAGGCCCTCCACAGCCCACCCAGTCTGAGCCGGCCAGCCCTAATGGAGCTACAGCCCTTGTACAGCAACG
- the LOC131496198 gene encoding Fc receptor-like protein 3 isoform X7 yields the protein MFCEHRWDRSLAFGETVFPCPRPGPAPMLLWLLLILAPGRQPAGALPKALLLLKPPWSTAFEGETVTLFCKDHHSLAWEYVSWYHNETPLRKQSGKLQISKSGHYRCKTQRSSLSDPVHVQFLSDWLVLQASHPAFERDKVVLRCRGKEEEDIMERTYYKNEEKIGSSYNSNITVYPAFNDDSTYHCTASGMYILGMSWTETSRPLKIQVQELFPSPVLTASPSWPIEGSPMTLTCETWLPPLTSHTRLQFCFFKEHRALGAGWSNSPELQIPTMWSEGAASYWCQARTVIPRILKTSPRSQIRVHRVPVSDVNLETQPPVGQLIEGEDLVLICSVAAGTGTVTFSWHREGSERSLGRKTQNALSAELRIASVREQDAGRYYCAADNLDGPVLSKRIRITPRVPVSPPVLTIRRPRSQAVEGDVVELHCKAQRGSPPILYRFYHGDVPLGSSSAPSGGEASLNLSLTAEHSGNYSCEANNSLRVQRSKMVSLSITVPVSHPVLTLNPDVAQAMVGDVLELRCEAQRGSPPILYWFYHEDVILGNTSAPFGGGASFNLSLTTEHSGNYSCGADNGLGAQSSETVSLNITGLCKNKVTHITVGVIGCLLSMLGLAATAALVGRFRTQRKSVSPGDDDLVYSQIWIRQHREGSPAHSPRTHQKGEEPAIIYSELKRADPYDPARQDREEAAEGYENNPCTSLALDH from the exons ATGTTCTGCGAACACAG ATGGGACAGAAGCCTGGCTTTTGGTGAGACAGTCTTCCCCTGCCCTCGGCCAGGCCCGGCCCCCATGCTTCTGTGGCTGCTGCTGATCCTGG CTCCCGGACGACAGCCGGCAG GAGCACTTCCAAAAGCTTTACTTCTCCTCAAACCTCCATGGTCCACAGCCTTCGAAGGAGAGACAGTGACTCTCTTCTGTAAGGATCACCATTCTCTAGCCTGGGAATACGTATCTTGGTATCACAATGAGACTCCCTTGAGAAAACAATCCGGAAAACTCCAAATAAGCAAGTCTGGACATTACAGATGCAAGACCCAAAGATCTTCCCTCAGTGACCCCGTGCATGTGCAGTTTTTATCTG ACTGGCTGGTCCTCCAGGCCTCACACCCTGCCTTTGAAAGAGATAAAGTAGTTCTGAGATGCcgagggaaagaagaagaagatattaTGGAAAGGACTTactacaaaaatgaagaaaaaattggaaGTTCTTATAACTCAAACATCACAGTATATCCAGCCTTCAACGATGATAGCACATATCATTGTACTGCTTCTGGGATGTATATTTTGGGGATGTCATGGACAGAAACTTCAAGACCTTTAAAGATCCAAGTTCAAG AGCTGTTTCCgagtcctgtgctgacagccagccCCTCCTGGCCCATCGAGGGGAGCCCCATGACCCTGACATGTGAGACCTGGCTCCCTCCACTGACATCGCACACTAGACTTCAGTTCTGTTTCTTCAAAGAGCACCGGGCTCTGGGGGCTGGCTGGAGCAACTCCCCGGAGCTCCAGATCCCCACCATGTGGAGTGAAGGTGCCGCCTCCTACTGGTGCCAAGCGAGGACGGTGATTCCCAGGATCCTGAAAACAAGCCCACGATCCCAGATACGTGTCCATA GGGTCCCTGTGTCTGATGTGAATCTAGAGACGCAGCCCCCTGTGGGCCAGCTGATTGAAGGAGAAGACCTCGTCCTTATCTGCTCAGTAGCTGCGGGCACGGGGACTGTCACGTTCTCCTGGCACCGGGAGGGCTCGGAGAGGAGTTTGGGCAGGAAGACCCAGAACGCCCTGTCTGCAGAGCTGCGGATAGCCTCCGTGAGGGAGCAGGATGCCGGGAGGTACTACTGTGCGGCCGACAACCTGGATGGCCCTGTCCTCAGTAAACGGATCAGAATCACACCAAGAG TTCCAGTCTCGCCTCCAGTCCTCACCATCAGGAGACCCAGATCCCAGGCCGTGGAGGGGGACGTGGTGGAGCTTCACTGCAAGGCCCAGAGGGGCTCTCCCCCCATCCTGTACCGGTTTTATCACGGGGACGTCCCCCTGGGGAGCAGCTCGGCCCCCTCTGGAGGAGAAGCATCCCTCAACCTCTCTCTGACTGCAGAACATTCTGGAAACTACTCCTGTGAGGCCAACAACAGCCTGAGAGTTCAGCGCAGTAAGATGGTGTCCCTCAGCATCACAG TTCCAGTGTCTCACCCTGTCCTCACCCTCAACCCTGATGTGGCCCAGGCTATGGTGGGAGATGTGTTAGAACTTCGCTGTGAGGCCCAGAGGGGTTCTCCCCCGATCTTATACTGGTTTTATCATGAGGATGTCATCTTGGGGAACACCTCAGCCCCCTTTGGAGGGGGAGCATCTTTTAACCTCTCTCTGACCACAGAACATTCTGGAAACTACTCCTGTGGGGCTGACAATGGCCTGGGGGCTCAGAGCAGCGAGACGGTGTCACTTAACATCACAG GGCTTTGCAAGAACAAAGTAACCCATATCACTGTGGGAGTCATCGGGTGCTTGCTAAGCATGCTTGGTCTTGCTGCTACGGCTGCTCTGGTGGGTCGCTTCAGAACCCAAAGGAAGTCAG TCAGTCCTGGCGATGATGACCTGGTTTATTCCCAGATCTGGATCAGACAGCACAGAGAAGGAAGTCCAG
- the LOC131496198 gene encoding Fc receptor-like protein 3 isoform X5, whose protein sequence is MFCEHRWDRSLAFGETVFPCPRPGPAPMLLWLLLILAPGRQPAGALPKALLLLKPPWSTAFEGETVTLFCKDHHSLAWEYVSWYHNETPLRKQSGKLQISKSGHYRCKTQRSSLSDPVHVQFLSDWLVLQASHPAFERDKVVLRCRGKEEEDIMERTYYKNEEKIGSSYNSNITVYPAFNDDSTYHCTASGMYILGMSWTETSRPLKIQVQELFPSPVLTASPSWPIEGSPMTLTCETWLPPLTSHTRLQFCFFKEHRALGAGWSNSPELQIPTMWSEGAASYWCQARTVIPRILKTSPRSQIRVHRVPVSDVNLETQPPVGQLIEGEDLVLICSVAAGTGTVTFSWHREGSERSLGRKTQNALSAELRIASVREQDAGRYYCAADNLDGPVLSKRIRITPRVPVSPPVLTIRRPRSQAVEGDVVELHCKAQRGSPPILYRFYHGDVPLGSSSAPSGGEASLNLSLTAEHSGNYSCEANNSLRVQRSKMVSLSITVPVSHPVLTLNPDVAQAMVGDVLELRCEAQRGSPPILYWFYHEDVILGNTSAPFGGGASFNLSLTTEHSGNYSCGADNGLGAQSSETVSLNITGAIPRNIGSVPGPDPPAQALHSPPSLSRPALMELQPLYSNVSPGDDDLVYSQIWIRQHREGSPAHSPRTHQKGEVFHQEPAIIYSELKRADPYDPARQDREEAAEGYENNPCTSLALDH, encoded by the exons ATGTTCTGCGAACACAG ATGGGACAGAAGCCTGGCTTTTGGTGAGACAGTCTTCCCCTGCCCTCGGCCAGGCCCGGCCCCCATGCTTCTGTGGCTGCTGCTGATCCTGG CTCCCGGACGACAGCCGGCAG GAGCACTTCCAAAAGCTTTACTTCTCCTCAAACCTCCATGGTCCACAGCCTTCGAAGGAGAGACAGTGACTCTCTTCTGTAAGGATCACCATTCTCTAGCCTGGGAATACGTATCTTGGTATCACAATGAGACTCCCTTGAGAAAACAATCCGGAAAACTCCAAATAAGCAAGTCTGGACATTACAGATGCAAGACCCAAAGATCTTCCCTCAGTGACCCCGTGCATGTGCAGTTTTTATCTG ACTGGCTGGTCCTCCAGGCCTCACACCCTGCCTTTGAAAGAGATAAAGTAGTTCTGAGATGCcgagggaaagaagaagaagatattaTGGAAAGGACTTactacaaaaatgaagaaaaaattggaaGTTCTTATAACTCAAACATCACAGTATATCCAGCCTTCAACGATGATAGCACATATCATTGTACTGCTTCTGGGATGTATATTTTGGGGATGTCATGGACAGAAACTTCAAGACCTTTAAAGATCCAAGTTCAAG AGCTGTTTCCgagtcctgtgctgacagccagccCCTCCTGGCCCATCGAGGGGAGCCCCATGACCCTGACATGTGAGACCTGGCTCCCTCCACTGACATCGCACACTAGACTTCAGTTCTGTTTCTTCAAAGAGCACCGGGCTCTGGGGGCTGGCTGGAGCAACTCCCCGGAGCTCCAGATCCCCACCATGTGGAGTGAAGGTGCCGCCTCCTACTGGTGCCAAGCGAGGACGGTGATTCCCAGGATCCTGAAAACAAGCCCACGATCCCAGATACGTGTCCATA GGGTCCCTGTGTCTGATGTGAATCTAGAGACGCAGCCCCCTGTGGGCCAGCTGATTGAAGGAGAAGACCTCGTCCTTATCTGCTCAGTAGCTGCGGGCACGGGGACTGTCACGTTCTCCTGGCACCGGGAGGGCTCGGAGAGGAGTTTGGGCAGGAAGACCCAGAACGCCCTGTCTGCAGAGCTGCGGATAGCCTCCGTGAGGGAGCAGGATGCCGGGAGGTACTACTGTGCGGCCGACAACCTGGATGGCCCTGTCCTCAGTAAACGGATCAGAATCACACCAAGAG TTCCAGTCTCGCCTCCAGTCCTCACCATCAGGAGACCCAGATCCCAGGCCGTGGAGGGGGACGTGGTGGAGCTTCACTGCAAGGCCCAGAGGGGCTCTCCCCCCATCCTGTACCGGTTTTATCACGGGGACGTCCCCCTGGGGAGCAGCTCGGCCCCCTCTGGAGGAGAAGCATCCCTCAACCTCTCTCTGACTGCAGAACATTCTGGAAACTACTCCTGTGAGGCCAACAACAGCCTGAGAGTTCAGCGCAGTAAGATGGTGTCCCTCAGCATCACAG TTCCAGTGTCTCACCCTGTCCTCACCCTCAACCCTGATGTGGCCCAGGCTATGGTGGGAGATGTGTTAGAACTTCGCTGTGAGGCCCAGAGGGGTTCTCCCCCGATCTTATACTGGTTTTATCATGAGGATGTCATCTTGGGGAACACCTCAGCCCCCTTTGGAGGGGGAGCATCTTTTAACCTCTCTCTGACCACAGAACATTCTGGAAACTACTCCTGTGGGGCTGACAATGGCCTGGGGGCTCAGAGCAGCGAGACGGTGTCACTTAACATCACAG GGGCAATCCCAAGGAACATCGGGAGCGTTCCTGGCCCAGACCCTCCAGCACAGGCCCTCCACAGCCCACCCAGTCTGAGCCGGCCAGCCCTAATGGAGCTACAGCCCTTGTACAGCAACG TCAGTCCTGGCGATGATGACCTGGTTTATTCCCAGATCTGGATCAGACAGCACAGAGAAGGAAGTCCAG
- the LOC131496198 gene encoding Fc receptor-like protein 3 isoform X6, whose translation MFCEHRWDRSLAFGETVFPCPRPGPAPMLLWLLLILAPGRQPAGALPKALLLLKPPWSTAFEGETVTLFCKDHHSLAWEYVSWYHNETPLRKQSGKLQISKSGHYRCKTQRSSLSDPVHVQFLSDWLVLQASHPAFERDKVVLRCRGKEEEDIMERTYYKNEEKIGSSYNSNITVYPAFNDDSTYHCTASGMYILGMSWTETSRPLKIQVQELFPSPVLTASPSWPIEGSPMTLTCETWLPPLTSHTRLQFCFFKEHRALGAGWSNSPELQIPTMWSEGAASYWCQARTVIPRILKTSPRSQIRVHRVPVSDVNLETQPPVGQLIEGEDLVLICSVAAGTGTVTFSWHREGSERSLGRKTQNALSAELRIASVREQDAGRYYCAADNLDGPVLSKRIRITPRVPVSPPVLTIRRPRSQAVEGDVVELHCKAQRGSPPILYRFYHGDVPLGSSSAPSGGEASLNLSLTAEHSGNYSCEANNSLRVQRSKMVSLSITVPVSHPVLTLNPDVAQAMVGDVLELRCEAQRGSPPILYWFYHEDVILGNTSAPFGGGASFNLSLTTEHSGNYSCGADNGLGAQSSETVSLNITGLCKNKVTHITVGVIGCLLSMLGLAATAALVGRFRTQRKSVSPGDDDLVYSQIWIRQHREGSPAHSPRTHQKGEVFHQEPAIIYSELKRADPYDPARQDREEAAEGYENNPCTSLALDH comes from the exons ATGTTCTGCGAACACAG ATGGGACAGAAGCCTGGCTTTTGGTGAGACAGTCTTCCCCTGCCCTCGGCCAGGCCCGGCCCCCATGCTTCTGTGGCTGCTGCTGATCCTGG CTCCCGGACGACAGCCGGCAG GAGCACTTCCAAAAGCTTTACTTCTCCTCAAACCTCCATGGTCCACAGCCTTCGAAGGAGAGACAGTGACTCTCTTCTGTAAGGATCACCATTCTCTAGCCTGGGAATACGTATCTTGGTATCACAATGAGACTCCCTTGAGAAAACAATCCGGAAAACTCCAAATAAGCAAGTCTGGACATTACAGATGCAAGACCCAAAGATCTTCCCTCAGTGACCCCGTGCATGTGCAGTTTTTATCTG ACTGGCTGGTCCTCCAGGCCTCACACCCTGCCTTTGAAAGAGATAAAGTAGTTCTGAGATGCcgagggaaagaagaagaagatattaTGGAAAGGACTTactacaaaaatgaagaaaaaattggaaGTTCTTATAACTCAAACATCACAGTATATCCAGCCTTCAACGATGATAGCACATATCATTGTACTGCTTCTGGGATGTATATTTTGGGGATGTCATGGACAGAAACTTCAAGACCTTTAAAGATCCAAGTTCAAG AGCTGTTTCCgagtcctgtgctgacagccagccCCTCCTGGCCCATCGAGGGGAGCCCCATGACCCTGACATGTGAGACCTGGCTCCCTCCACTGACATCGCACACTAGACTTCAGTTCTGTTTCTTCAAAGAGCACCGGGCTCTGGGGGCTGGCTGGAGCAACTCCCCGGAGCTCCAGATCCCCACCATGTGGAGTGAAGGTGCCGCCTCCTACTGGTGCCAAGCGAGGACGGTGATTCCCAGGATCCTGAAAACAAGCCCACGATCCCAGATACGTGTCCATA GGGTCCCTGTGTCTGATGTGAATCTAGAGACGCAGCCCCCTGTGGGCCAGCTGATTGAAGGAGAAGACCTCGTCCTTATCTGCTCAGTAGCTGCGGGCACGGGGACTGTCACGTTCTCCTGGCACCGGGAGGGCTCGGAGAGGAGTTTGGGCAGGAAGACCCAGAACGCCCTGTCTGCAGAGCTGCGGATAGCCTCCGTGAGGGAGCAGGATGCCGGGAGGTACTACTGTGCGGCCGACAACCTGGATGGCCCTGTCCTCAGTAAACGGATCAGAATCACACCAAGAG TTCCAGTCTCGCCTCCAGTCCTCACCATCAGGAGACCCAGATCCCAGGCCGTGGAGGGGGACGTGGTGGAGCTTCACTGCAAGGCCCAGAGGGGCTCTCCCCCCATCCTGTACCGGTTTTATCACGGGGACGTCCCCCTGGGGAGCAGCTCGGCCCCCTCTGGAGGAGAAGCATCCCTCAACCTCTCTCTGACTGCAGAACATTCTGGAAACTACTCCTGTGAGGCCAACAACAGCCTGAGAGTTCAGCGCAGTAAGATGGTGTCCCTCAGCATCACAG TTCCAGTGTCTCACCCTGTCCTCACCCTCAACCCTGATGTGGCCCAGGCTATGGTGGGAGATGTGTTAGAACTTCGCTGTGAGGCCCAGAGGGGTTCTCCCCCGATCTTATACTGGTTTTATCATGAGGATGTCATCTTGGGGAACACCTCAGCCCCCTTTGGAGGGGGAGCATCTTTTAACCTCTCTCTGACCACAGAACATTCTGGAAACTACTCCTGTGGGGCTGACAATGGCCTGGGGGCTCAGAGCAGCGAGACGGTGTCACTTAACATCACAG GGCTTTGCAAGAACAAAGTAACCCATATCACTGTGGGAGTCATCGGGTGCTTGCTAAGCATGCTTGGTCTTGCTGCTACGGCTGCTCTGGTGGGTCGCTTCAGAACCCAAAGGAAGTCAG TCAGTCCTGGCGATGATGACCTGGTTTATTCCCAGATCTGGATCAGACAGCACAGAGAAGGAAGTCCAG